A genome region from Triticum aestivum cultivar Chinese Spring chromosome 2B, IWGSC CS RefSeq v2.1, whole genome shotgun sequence includes the following:
- the LOC123044629 gene encoding cysteine-rich receptor-like protein kinase 6 isoform X1, whose translation MASSHYRGRIPSDLATAAALLLAFLLPPLAASQWPNCDKNGNFTTNSPYQANIRALSSTLPKNASSSRTLFAFATVGTVPDIVYALALCRGDANASACGNCVSNGFKDAQQLCPYGKDAAVYYDLCYVAFSNQNILSATGGGNSVLILMSDNNVTAPVEAFDAAVGVLMNATADYAAANNSRRFGTGVEGFETVDKGNPKIYGVAQCRPDMAPGDCRTCLGNIIAMRSQYLIGRQGGRILGLRCNYRYEQYSFFTGPSMLQLPAPSVGAAPAPAPASVRPPPVGGESTGNRTARILAITLPIVAAILAAVVICLYLWRRKSKPARKASLSYPTNPEDIQSIDSLILDLSTLRAATDNFDERNKLGEGGFGVVYKGILPDNEEIAVKRLSQSSRQGIEELKNELVLVAKLQHKNLVRLLGVCLEEQEKLLAYEYMPNKSLDTILFDPDRSSQLDWGMRFRIVNGIARGLQYLHEDSQLKIIHRDLKASNVLLDSEFNPKISDFGLARLFGSDQSHDVTNRVVGTYGYMAPEYAMRGNYSIKSDVFSFGVLILEIVTGKRNSIAYDSEQAVDLLSLVWEHWTMGTIVEIMDSSMTSHSPGDQMLKCMHIGLLCVQEDPADRPMMSVVTVMLSSSTVSLQAPSRPAFCIQKSGMNYSGMHTDPYPGVTHSTSRSPMSPNEVSITELEPR comes from the exons ATGGCCTCGTCGCACTACCGCGGCCGCATCCCCTCCGACCTGGCCACCGCCGCTGCCCTCCTCCTtgccttcctcctcccgccgctgGCCGCTTCCCAGTGGCCCAACTGCGACAAGAACGGCAACTTTACCACGAACAGCCCCTACCAAGCTAACATCCGGGCCCTCTCCAGCACCCTTCCCAAGAACGCCTCCTCCTCGCGGACGCTCTTCGCGTTCGCCACCGTCGGCACCGTTCCGGACATCGTCTACGCGCTCGCGCTCTGCCGCGGCGACGCCAACGCCTCCGCCTGCGGCAACTGCGTGTCCAACGGCTTCAAGGACGCGCAGCAGCTCTGCCCCTACGGTAAGGACGCCGCCGTCTACTACGACCTCTGCTACGTTGCCTTCTCCAACCAGAACATCCTCTCCGCCACCGGCGGCGGCAACAGCGTCCTCATACTGATGAGCGACAATAACGTGACCGCGCCAGTGGAGGCGTTCGACGCCGCCGTGGGCGTCCTCATGAACGCCACCGCCGATTACGCGGCCGCGAACAACTCCAGGCGGTTCGGCACCGGGGTGGAGGGTTTCGAGACGGTCGACAAGGGGAACCCCAAGATTTACGGTGTGGCGCAGTGCAGGCCAGACATGGCACCAGGCGATTGCCGGACCTGCCTCGGAAATATCATCGCGATGAGGTCCCAGTACTTAATCGGGAGGCAGGGTGGTAGGATTCTTGGATTGCGGTGCAACTACAGGTACGAGCAGTATTCCTTCTTCACCGGGCCTTCTATGCTGCAGCTCCCGGCGCCATCCGTGGGGGCAGCTCCAGCTCCAGCGCCGGCGAGCGTGAGGCCACCACCAGTCGGAGGAG AAAGCACAGGGAACAGAACGGCTAGAATTTTAGCTATTACACTGCCGATAGTTGCTGCAATACTGGCCGCTGTTGTAATTTGCCTTTATCTATGGAGGAGGAAGAGCAAACCGGCGCGAAAGGCATCACTGTCAT ATCCAACTAATCCAGAGGACATACAGAGTATCGATTCACTCATTCTCGATCTATCAACTCTACGAGCCGCAACAGATAACTTTGATGAAAGGAATAAACTTGGTGAAGGAGGGTTTGGTGTGGTTTATAAG GGAATCCTTCCTGACAATGAAGAAATAGCAGTTAAAAGGCTCTCACAAAGTTCTCGCCAAGGGATAGAGGAGCTGAAAAATGAGCTTGTTTTGGTTGCTAAGCTTCAACACAAGAATTTAGTGAGACTTCTTGGTGTTTGCTTGGAGGAACAAGAAAAGTTACTTGCGTATGAATACATGCCCAACAAAAGCCTTGACACCATTCTTTTTG ATCCTGATAGGAGCAGTCAGCTAGATTGGGGGATGAGATTTAGGATAGTCAATGGGATTGCTCGAGGCTTACAATACCTTCATGAAGATTCTCAGCTGAAGATAATTCACCGGGACCTCAAAGCGAGCAATGTTCTTTTAGACTCTGAATTTAATCCTAAAATTTCAGATTTTGGCTTAGCAAGGCTATTTGGCAGTGACCAATCCCATGATGTCACCAACCGTGTCGTCGGAACCTA TGGATACATGGCCCCTGAGTATGCTATGCGTGGGAATTACTCTATCAAGTCAGACGTGTTCAGCTTCGGCGTCTTGATTTTAGAAATTGTCACTGGAAAAAGAAACAGCATCGCATATGACTCTGAGCAAGCTGTAGATCTCTTAAGTTTG GTGTGGGAGCACTGGACGATGGGAACAATTGTAGAGATCATGGATTCGTCTATGACAAGCCATTCTCCTGGAGACCAGATGCTCAAGTGCATGCACATCGGACTTCTGTGCGTTCAAGAAGACCCCGCTGATAGACCGATGATGTCGGTTGTGACTGTCATGCTAAGCAGCAGCACTGTGTCTCTCCAAGCTCCATCAAGGCCAGCATTTTGCATCCAAAAGAGTGGCATGAACTACTCAGGCATGCACACGGATCCATATCCAGGAGTTACGCATTCTACCAGCAGATCACCTATGTCACCGAACGAAGTTTCGATTACTGAACTTGAGCCGAGATAA
- the LOC123044629 gene encoding cysteine-rich receptor-like protein kinase 6 isoform X2, with the protein MAPHHRCRIPSYLATAAALLLAFLLPPLAASQWQNCGKNGNFNQNSTYQANIQALSVTLPKNASSSRTLFAADSVGTVPDIVYALALCRGDANASACGACVSNGFKDAQQLCPYSKVAAVYYDLCYLGFSNQNILSATDGDNNALMLVNGQNVTVPAKVFEAAVGVLMNATADYAAADSSRRFGTGEEGFETIDKAKPKIYGVAQCRPDMSPADCRSCLADIITYIPQYLTGRRGARVVGLRCNYRYEQYSFFTGPSMLQLPAPSVGAPPSPAPANVTPPPVGGESTGNRTARILAITLPIVAAILAAVVICLYLWRRKSKPARKASLSYPTNPEDIQSIDSLILDLSTLRAATDNFDERNKLGEGGFGVVYKGILPDNEEIAVKRLSQSSRQGIEELKNELVLVAKLQHKNLVRLLGVCLEEQEKLLAYEYMPNKSLDTILFDPDRSSQLDWGMRFRIVNGIARGLQYLHEDSQLKIIHRDLKASNVLLDSEFNPKISDFGLARLFGSDQSHDVTNRVVGTYGYMAPEYAMRGNYSIKSDVFSFGVLILEIVTGKRNSIAYDSEQAVDLLSLVWEHWTMGTIVEIMDSSMTSHSPGDQMLKCMHIGLLCVQEDPADRPMMSVVTVMLSSSTVSLQAPSRPAFCIQKSGMNYSGMHTDPYPGVTHSTSRSPMSPNEVSITELEPR; encoded by the exons ATGGCTCCGCACCACCGCTGCCGCATCCCCTCCTACCTCGCCACCGCCGCTGCCCTCCTCCTtgccttcctcctcccgccgctgGCCGCTTCCCAGTGGCAGAACTGCGGCAAGAACGGCAACTTCAACCAGAACAGCACCTACCAGGCTAACATCCAGGCCCTCTCCGTTACCCTTCCCAAGAACGCCTCCTCCTCGCGGACGCTATTCGCGGCCGACAGCGTGGGCACCGTTCCGGACATCGTCTACGCACTCGCGCTCTGCCGCGGCGACGCCAACGCCTCTGCCTGCGGCGCTTGCGTCTCCAACGGCTTCAAGGACGCGCAGCAGCTCTGCCCCTACAGTAAAGTCGCTGCCGTCTACTACGACCTCTGCTACCTTGGCTTCTCCAACCAGAACATCCTCTCCGCCACCGACGGCGACAACAACGCCCTCATGCTGGTGAACGGCCAAAACGTGACCGTGCCAGCGAAGGTGTTCGAAGCCGCCGTGGGCGTCCTCATGAACGCCACCGCGGATTACGCGGCCGCGGACTCCTCCAGGCGGTTCGGCACAGGGGAGGAGGGGTTCGAGACGATAGACAAGGCGAAACCCAAGATTTACGGTGTGGCGCAGTGCAGGCCGGATATGTCACCGGCAGATTGCCGGAGCTGTCTCGCAGATATCATCACGTACATCCCTCAGTACTTAACAGGGAGGCGGGGTGCTAGGGTTGTTGGATTGCGGTGCAACTACAGGTATGAGCAGTATTCCTTCTTCACCGGGCCTTCTATGTTGCAGCTCCCGGCGCCATCCGTGGGGGCACCTCCATCTCCAGCGCCGGCCAACGTGACGCCACCACCAGTCGGAGGAG AAAGCACAGGGAACAGAACGGCTAGAATTTTAGCTATTACACTGCCGATAGTTGCTGCAATACTGGCCGCTGTTGTAATTTGCCTTTATCTATGGAGGAGGAAGAGCAAACCGGCGCGAAAGGCATCACTGTCAT ATCCAACTAATCCAGAGGACATACAGAGTATCGATTCACTCATTCTCGATCTATCAACTCTACGAGCCGCAACAGATAACTTTGATGAAAGGAATAAACTTGGTGAAGGAGGGTTTGGTGTGGTTTATAAG GGAATCCTTCCTGACAATGAAGAAATAGCAGTTAAAAGGCTCTCACAAAGTTCTCGCCAAGGGATAGAGGAGCTGAAAAATGAGCTTGTTTTGGTTGCTAAGCTTCAACACAAGAATTTAGTGAGACTTCTTGGTGTTTGCTTGGAGGAACAAGAAAAGTTACTTGCGTATGAATACATGCCCAACAAAAGCCTTGACACCATTCTTTTTG ATCCTGATAGGAGCAGTCAGCTAGATTGGGGGATGAGATTTAGGATAGTCAATGGGATTGCTCGAGGCTTACAATACCTTCATGAAGATTCTCAGCTGAAGATAATTCACCGGGACCTCAAAGCGAGCAATGTTCTTTTAGACTCTGAATTTAATCCTAAAATTTCAGATTTTGGCTTAGCAAGGCTATTTGGCAGTGACCAATCCCATGATGTCACCAACCGTGTCGTCGGAACCTA TGGATACATGGCCCCTGAGTATGCTATGCGTGGGAATTACTCTATCAAGTCAGACGTGTTCAGCTTCGGCGTCTTGATTTTAGAAATTGTCACTGGAAAAAGAAACAGCATCGCATATGACTCTGAGCAAGCTGTAGATCTCTTAAGTTTG GTGTGGGAGCACTGGACGATGGGAACAATTGTAGAGATCATGGATTCGTCTATGACAAGCCATTCTCCTGGAGACCAGATGCTCAAGTGCATGCACATCGGACTTCTGTGCGTTCAAGAAGACCCCGCTGATAGACCGATGATGTCGGTTGTGACTGTCATGCTAAGCAGCAGCACTGTGTCTCTCCAAGCTCCATCAAGGCCAGCATTTTGCATCCAAAAGAGTGGCATGAACTACTCAGGCATGCACACGGATCCATATCCAGGAGTTACGCATTCTACCAGCAGATCACCTATGTCACCGAACGAAGTTTCGATTACTGAACTTGAGCCGAGATAA